One genomic segment of Spirochaetota bacterium includes these proteins:
- a CDS encoding radical SAM protein: MKVLLINPPYPFEESPTPPFGVISLGAYLEREGVEVLVEDYIVQPYSRARVREVLSAFRPDVVGSTAVTMNVKRALSILRDYKEENPKVIAVMGGPHVSFDADAILGGHHFLDYIIRGEGEITFTEMLRSLETGSPPEEVEGVSLRSNGSVRHNPDRPLIPDINVLPYPARHLISLSRYRALGFPINMVTSRGCPNKCIFCVGSRMVGRKVRYLDVQRVVDEFELLSTMRFRQINIVDDLFTANKNRCISICEEIVRRGIRHRWTAFARVDTVSKELLNSMKTAGCTTLCFGIESGNQEILDLVKKNITLEKAKAAVDLCNAAGIEPMTSYILGLPGETPETVRTTMEFARNLSPMYGYHILAPFPGTEVREKAAEYGMRILTDDWDLYDANRSVAESVHMSHEEIDRIVNEFNGGIRRYVEAIGERKKRGEGISSTDEDMLGGILSFDFSERLISGQVVERYPGLPDGATDKIVMSDFAAFVEREIGYGIADVERELARLSALECIGIDRAGPASKVAWV; this comes from the coding sequence ATGAAGGTCTTGCTCATAAATCCGCCCTATCCGTTCGAGGAATCACCCACTCCGCCGTTCGGGGTCATATCGCTCGGGGCGTACCTGGAGCGCGAGGGAGTCGAGGTGCTGGTCGAGGATTATATCGTACAGCCATATTCGCGTGCGCGCGTCCGCGAAGTGCTTTCCGCCTTCCGGCCGGACGTGGTCGGTTCCACGGCGGTCACCATGAATGTGAAGCGCGCGCTTTCCATACTGCGCGACTACAAGGAAGAAAATCCCAAAGTGATTGCCGTGATGGGAGGGCCCCACGTGAGCTTCGACGCCGACGCCATACTCGGCGGCCACCACTTCCTGGATTACATAATCCGCGGCGAGGGCGAGATCACCTTCACCGAAATGCTCCGCTCGCTCGAGACCGGTTCGCCCCCCGAAGAAGTGGAGGGCGTTTCGCTCCGTTCGAATGGCTCGGTGCGGCACAACCCCGACCGACCCCTCATCCCCGACATCAACGTGCTGCCGTATCCGGCGAGGCACCTTATCTCGCTCTCGCGCTACCGTGCGCTCGGCTTCCCCATCAACATGGTCACCTCGCGGGGCTGTCCCAACAAGTGCATATTCTGCGTCGGAAGCCGCATGGTGGGCCGCAAGGTCCGCTACCTCGACGTGCAGCGCGTTGTCGACGAGTTCGAGCTGTTGTCGACCATGCGCTTTCGGCAGATCAACATCGTCGACGACCTCTTCACCGCCAACAAGAATCGCTGCATCTCCATCTGCGAGGAGATCGTGCGCAGGGGCATACGTCACCGCTGGACCGCCTTCGCTCGGGTCGACACGGTGTCGAAGGAGCTCCTCAACTCCATGAAGACCGCCGGCTGCACCACGCTGTGCTTCGGTATAGAGAGCGGGAACCAGGAGATACTGGACCTCGTAAAAAAGAACATCACGCTCGAGAAGGCGAAGGCGGCCGTGGACCTCTGCAACGCGGCGGGGATCGAACCCATGACATCGTACATCCTGGGCCTGCCGGGCGAGACGCCGGAGACCGTTCGCACTACCATGGAGTTCGCCCGGAATTTAAGCCCCATGTACGGCTACCACATCCTCGCGCCCTTCCCCGGCACCGAGGTGCGCGAGAAGGCCGCCGAGTACGGCATGCGCATCCTCACCGACGACTGGGACCTCTACGACGCCAACCGGTCGGTCGCCGAGTCCGTCCACATGTCGCACGAGGAGATCGACCGCATCGTAAACGAGTTCAATGGGGGAATACGGCGCTACGTCGAGGCCATCGGCGAGCGGAAGAAACGGGGTGAAGGCATCTCGAGCACCGACGAGGACATGCTGGGAGGCATCCTTTCATTCGATTTCAGCGAGAGGCTCATCTCGGGACAGGTAGTGGAGCGGTACCCCGGACTTCCGGACGGGGCGACGGATAAAATTGTGATGTCGGATTTCGCCGCCTTTGTGGAAAGAGAAATCGGCTACGGTATCGCCGATGTCGAGCGCGAGCTCGCGCGCCTGTCGGCGCTCGAGTGCATCGGAATCGACCGCGCCGGTCCCGCCTCGAAGGTCGCCTGGGTTTAG
- a CDS encoding diguanylate cyclase, producing MGREKILIVDDAPTPLRVLGELLRDDYDLYTATDGRQAIKRALEILPDLVLLDVMMPGMDGYAICATLKNEPATTDIPVLFITAKSEPNDIVRGFEAGGHDYITKPFNPRELFARIRTHLELRRSRLDLRSYAEELERRNDELNRVRARLEVMARIDPLTGLANRRYALERLSSELSRSSRHGEPFSLAMADIDDFKLFNDTHGHEGGDVVLKSVADILVSSVRKEDMASRWGGEEFLLIFPRLTMDGTMAVTEKLRAAVEAGRPEFKGNKLKVTVTIGVAEYDHSIDLDANISRADGAMYEGKRATKNCVVAARPRA from the coding sequence ATGGGCAGGGAAAAGATACTGATCGTGGATGACGCCCCCACCCCGCTTCGTGTGCTGGGCGAGCTCTTAAGGGACGACTACGACCTGTACACCGCGACCGACGGCCGGCAGGCCATAAAGCGCGCCTTGGAAATACTTCCCGACCTCGTTTTGCTCGACGTCATGATGCCAGGCATGGACGGATATGCAATCTGCGCCACTTTAAAGAACGAACCGGCGACGACCGATATTCCTGTCCTCTTTATAACCGCAAAAAGCGAACCTAACGACATAGTGCGGGGCTTCGAGGCGGGAGGGCACGACTATATCACCAAGCCCTTCAATCCCCGCGAACTCTTCGCGAGGATCCGGACCCATCTCGAACTGCGACGCTCGCGCCTGGACCTGCGCTCGTACGCGGAGGAACTCGAGCGCCGCAACGATGAGCTTAACAGGGTGCGCGCGCGCCTGGAGGTGATGGCGCGGATCGACCCGCTTACTGGCCTGGCGAATCGCCGTTATGCGCTGGAGCGCCTCTCGTCCGAGCTGTCGCGCTCGTCCCGCCACGGCGAGCCCTTCTCGCTGGCGATGGCGGACATCGACGACTTCAAGCTGTTCAACGACACCCACGGCCACGAGGGCGGCGACGTGGTCCTCAAAAGCGTGGCCGACATCCTCGTCTCCTCGGTGCGGAAGGAGGACATGGCCTCGCGCTGGGGTGGAGAGGAGTTCCTGTTGATATTTCCGCGATTGACGATGGACGGCACGATGGCGGTAACCGAAAAGCTGCGCGCGGCCGTCGAGGCGGGCAGGCCGGAGTTCAAAGGTAATAAACTGAAGGTGACGGTCACCATTGGCGTGGCCGAATACGATCACTCGATCGATCTCGACGCCAACATCAGCAGGGCCGACGGGGCGATGTACGAAGGCAAACGGGCCACCAAGAATTGCGTGGTCGCCGCCCGCCCCCGGGCCTAA